A single region of the Synergistaceae bacterium genome encodes:
- a CDS encoding sugar ABC transporter ATP-binding protein has product MAEDYVLELEHIRKEYPGVVALKDVTLQLRRGEILGLIGENGAGKSTLIKCCSGAVIPTSGKIRVKKDKDGETKEFSRMTPQLASENGIAIIYQEFNNVGELSAAENMFLGRPILKKNGIVIDRKAMEEEAAKAFEQLNIKINPRTLVKNLSVGYQQMVEIAKAIQQNAQVLIMDEPSAPLTTNEVESMFKVVELLKSRGVSIIYISHRLEEIFRLSDRIEVIRDGEYVDTLITDKDPATIPHQVDELIKLMVGREMTQKYPPRKPCVRDDVVLELQNVTGNGDENISFKVHAGEVLGLGGLVGAGRTEIAQVIFGSRPKESGKIIFMGQEINPKSPRAAIDHGIALLPEDRKRHGALLTNSIKNNISMPIYERISKMSVIDSKTERTTAEKYREDIQIKCPSIHQLVKNLSGGNQQKVILGKWLAANSKLIIFDEPTRGIDVGAKYEIYKLINDLVEAGVAVLMISSEMEELIGMSDRIIVLAEGKMMGELHKDEFNADTIMTYASGVIPESKKEAV; this is encoded by the coding sequence ATGGCAGAAGATTATGTGCTTGAACTTGAACACATACGCAAAGAATATCCCGGTGTCGTTGCGCTGAAAGATGTTACATTACAGCTCAGGCGCGGAGAAATTCTCGGACTAATCGGCGAAAACGGAGCAGGTAAATCAACCCTCATAAAATGCTGCTCAGGCGCGGTAATTCCCACGTCAGGAAAAATCCGCGTCAAGAAGGACAAAGACGGCGAGACAAAAGAGTTTTCACGGATGACTCCTCAGCTTGCCTCAGAAAACGGAATCGCCATCATCTACCAGGAATTTAACAATGTCGGCGAACTTTCAGCGGCGGAAAATATGTTCTTGGGTCGTCCCATTCTCAAGAAAAACGGAATCGTCATCGACCGCAAAGCAATGGAGGAAGAAGCCGCCAAAGCATTCGAGCAGCTCAACATTAAGATTAACCCGCGAACCCTCGTCAAAAATCTGTCTGTCGGCTATCAGCAAATGGTAGAAATCGCAAAAGCAATTCAGCAGAATGCCCAAGTTCTTATCATGGACGAACCTTCAGCACCCCTCACGACAAATGAAGTTGAGAGCATGTTTAAGGTTGTCGAATTGCTGAAGTCCCGCGGAGTGTCAATCATCTACATATCGCACAGGCTTGAGGAAATTTTCAGGCTGTCGGACAGAATCGAGGTCATCAGGGACGGCGAATATGTCGACACGCTCATAACCGACAAAGACCCCGCCACAATCCCGCATCAGGTTGACGAGCTAATAAAACTCATGGTAGGCCGCGAAATGACGCAGAAATATCCGCCGCGTAAGCCCTGCGTACGTGATGATGTTGTTCTTGAGCTTCAGAATGTTACGGGCAACGGGGACGAAAATATTTCCTTCAAGGTTCATGCGGGTGAAGTACTCGGACTCGGAGGACTCGTAGGCGCAGGACGCACGGAAATCGCGCAGGTAATTTTCGGCTCTCGTCCGAAAGAGTCGGGAAAAATTATCTTCATGGGACAGGAGATTAACCCGAAATCCCCGCGGGCGGCAATAGATCACGGGATCGCGCTTTTGCCTGAAGACCGAAAGAGGCACGGCGCACTCCTCACGAACTCCATCAAGAACAATATCTCAATGCCGATCTATGAGCGTATCTCAAAAATGAGCGTCATAGACTCAAAGACTGAGCGGACGACAGCAGAGAAATACCGCGAGGATATACAGATAAAATGCCCGTCAATTCACCAGCTTGTGAAAAATTTATCGGGCGGAAATCAGCAGAAAGTCATTCTCGGAAAATGGCTCGCGGCAAATTCAAAGCTCATAATTTTTGACGAACCTACACGCGGAATCGATGTCGGCGCAAAATATGAGATCTACAAGCTGATTAATGACCTCGTAGAAGCAGGAGTCGCAGTCCTCATGATTTCGTCCGAAATGGAAGAGCTAATCGGAATGTCAGACCGAATAATAGTCCTTGCTGAGGGCAAAATGATGGGCGAGCTTCACAAAGACGAGTTCAACGCGGACACAATAATGACATACGCATCAGGCGTTATCCCTGAGAGCAAGAAGGAGGCAGTATAA